Genomic segment of Bacteroidales bacterium:
TACAGTTCTTTGATTTTGATGTTTCTGTACCATACATCATTGCCGTGGTCCTGCAGACCGATATATCCATTTCGGTATTTGCCGAATTCTTCAAAATCGCTGAACTTGCTGTTTTCAATCATCTCTTTCCAGTCGTCCGTACCTAAATGATATTCTACAACGTCTTCGCCGTTTTGTCTGTGAACAACGGTACCCTGATAAACCATGATTTCAGCCTCGTTCCATTCGCCGTATGGCTTGGTGTTCTGAGGCTGCGCAGGGATCAGGTCATAAAGGGAAGCTGCCTTGCGGTTCCCGTTTTCACCCATTTCGGCGTCGGGATGGTTTTCATTGTCCAGAATCTGAAATTCGGGAGAGGATTTCCAGATGGGTTCTCCTTCGATTTCTTTGGCCAGATAGAATACACCGCTGTTTCCGCCTTCGGAAATTTTCCATTCAAATTTCAAACGGAAATCCTTGAATTTTTGATCATACACGATATCGCCTCCTGCACCGCCGGCTTCACCATGGCCGGATCCGATGCACCGTATGGTACCATCTTCAACAACCCATCCGCTGTCGGGGAAAGTTTCCTTGTTGTAATTTCTCCAACCTTCCGGGGTTTCACCGTTGAACAGAAGCTTCCAGCCTTCTTCTTTTTCTTGTTCAGTTAACTCATTCATCAATTGTTCTCCCTCTTCTTTTTCTGCGCCCTGTTTGCAACCG
This window contains:
- a CDS encoding DUF1080 domain-containing protein; protein product: MKKLKTIIPAVLSLALLLSAFNGCKQGAEKEEGEQLMNELTEQEKEEGWKLLFNGETPEGWRNYNKETFPDSGWVVEDGTIRCIGSGHGEAGGAGGDIVYDQKFKDFRLKFEWKISEGGNSGVFYLAKEIEGEPIWKSSPEFQILDNENHPDAEMGENGNRKAASLYDLIPAQPQNTKPYGEWNEAEIMVYQGTVVHRQNGEDVVEYHLGTDDWKEMIENSKFSDFEEFGKYRNGYIGLQDHGNDVWYRNIKIKEL